The genomic stretch CCATCCTTAAGGATGACCAGATTCAACCACAGCTTTAGCTTCCTTTAGTGAAGACATGGGAGCCTCCAACTTCTTATTTTCAACATAAGGGATCTTGATAGTCTGGACAGCCTCAAAGGCTTGGCAAGGCGTCTCGTGAACCTCTCCTTCCACATCAATATACCTGAAGGACGCAAGATGGCTTACCACGTGTTCTTCCTCCCCACATATTGTGACTATCTTTCCTTGAGTCGCGAATTTGAGTTTCTGATGCAATGTGGAAGTcacggccccagcagcatggatccatggaCGTCCCAGGAGACAACTGTAAGACGGGTGGATATCCATCACAAAGAAGGTAATAGTGAAGAGCTGAGGGCCTATCATTATCGGCAAGTCAACCTCCCCAAATACTGATCTCTTTGATCCATCAAAGGCTCTCACCGTCAATTCACTCGGCCTTATATCAACACCAGAATAATCTAGCCTCATCAAAGACGACTTTGGTAgtacattcaaggaagatccattATCCATGAGAACACGTGATAACATAGTCCCTTTACACTCCACTGATATATGCAAAGCTCTATTGTGGTTTCTACCTTCGGGAGGCAGATCAGCATCGGTGAACCCCAATCCATTACCAGCGTTGATGTTTGACACCACTCCTTCAAGTTGATTCACTGAGATTTCCGGAGGAACAAAGGCAGCACTTAAAAGTCTCAACAAAGCATTTCGATGTGTCTCCGAACACAAGAGCAACTGCAAAATCGAAATCTTTGATTGAGTTTGACTCAGTTGGTCAACCACTTTATATTCACTCTTCTTGATGATCTttaggaactcttccatctctttggCCACAGTGTCTTCAGAGTTAGAGCTTTGCCCCTGATCCACTATATCTTCTACCACTCTTTTCCCTTTTGCTTGAGCTAAATCTTCTGCATTGTCATCGCGAGTATTCTGGGGAGGATTGAAAATACGGCCACTTCTTGTCATTCTTCCAATGCCCACAACATtatcaacatcttctttctcaacTGGCGTTTTAATCTCATACTTGGCCCCTTGGTAAAAAACCTCTCCGTCATAATTCCACGGAATTGCTTTTTCATTGTTATATGGGATAGGACCAGGTAATGTAATAACCAAAGGAGGTGCCCTGGCAGGAATGGGGATCTTGGCCGGAGTATACGGGATGGATGCCACATTAACTTCGTTTTCAACCATTTCAGGACGTCGCACATGCTCAAACTGTAGATACCCACTATCTCTCAACCGTTGAATACCACTTCTGACCTTATCACAAACTGAGGAAATGGCCATGCAGTCAATACAACATTCTCCACAACCGGAGTATAGACCCATCTTCAATAATTCATTCTTCAATAAGGGCAACAGAGAGCCCAATTCGATCACATCCTTGACCAGGCGAGTATCTTCAACAACCTCAATAGCATTTGCCGCATGAGCTCCACGGGGAGGCATAGGATTCTGAACAACATTAGGTCCTTGAGTAGGAGTAAACTCGATGGCTTTAGCGTCGAGAAGATCTTGGACTTTATGCTTTAATGCTTTACGGTTTTCAATATTATGTCCAGGTGACCCAGAGTGGAACTCACATCTTGCATTGGCATCCCAACTGGCAGGCAACTTAGCAGGAGTGGCCAAAGTCCTCAATTGGACCAAATTCAAATCGAGGAGGTATGGCAATACTTATGCATATGTCATCGGGATCGAATCAAAAGCCCTTTCTGGCAATTTCGGCCTTTGCTGATACTGACGTGGCGGATACCCTTGTTGTTGATGTTGGAAGGGAGCATTTGGTATAGTCACAGCGGCTACTTGTTGATAAGTCTGATTTCTGCCCCCACCATAGTAAGCAGCACTAGTCTCACCTTCTCTCTTCTTGGCAAACCCATTGTATGGCTTCTTTCCACTAGCCCCAGAGGAGGAACTAGCAGTATTTGGATTCTGTATTCTACCAGCCTTAATTCCACTTTCAATTTGTTCACCAATCATGACTAACTCGGCGAAACTCGAGGATGCAGAGCAGGCGGAGTAGTACTGGCCCTCGAGAGTGTTGGTGAACATGTCCATCATCTCTCTTTCCAGCATAGGTGGTTGGACTCTATCCGCCAACTCACGCCATTTCTgcgcatattctttgaaggactcATTAGCTTTCTGGGCCAGATTCTGTAACTGAGTGCGATTTGGTGCCATGTCAACATTATACTGATATTGCTTTATGAAGGCATCAACTAGGTCCCTCCAACTTCGGATATTAGCTCTCTCCAATCTCATATaccattccaaggatgccccagtcaggctatcttggaagaagtgcatCAACAATCCTTTATCCTCAGAGTACACATGCATTTTGCAATAGTAAGCTCGGACATGTGTCTTAGGACAAGTGTTCcccttgtatttctcgaagtcgggtaCCTTGAATTTCGGTGGCACACGCACGCCAGGAACTAaacccaagtcattgatatccatacCCAATCCTTGGCCTTCCATTgccctcatcctttcctccagacCTCTAAACATCCTTCCAGCATCACGTGGAAATCCCCATTCACTTTCAGGAAACAAATCCTCGTGTCGGTCCTCTTCCAACACGGGGATAGCAGCAGCCCTTCTGGTCTGTTGTGTAGTTTGTCCTTCAGGAGTAGGCTGGGGAGACCCACGAGGATTACCTTGATTGGCAGCAGGAGGAATTACACCAGGTCCTCCGTTCACAGGTTCACCATTGACACGGATATCAACAGGATTTCTTTGCGGGGGGTCCGCAACAACCTGGGCAACTGTGTCCATCCGAAttctgagctcttcttggcgatcagccatgccttgcatgacttccatgaactgagccatctgagcagtaacctgagttctcatctggataagatcatcccttaactgatccatttgcagtgaatgattagcccttgtgtagtagcgatgtgtaggcggaggtgcaattgctgaaagagaaaacTTGATCAGTCAAATAAGAACACCATCTGATGTACCTGTTTGTGTATGATGTGCATgaggtgcatgtgtgcatatgatgtgaggtgccattttcagagtatccaaaatatttaatattaatcaagaatgtttaacaatgtggcaaaaagataagcatcaagaggaaacaaaagactcaaatttcattaataatctcCTTTTGAGTTTGGGCATACCCATACATTGACAAGATAGTTcaaacaacataaaaaataaaggaccccatccaacaagcctGGTGGTGGTCATGAAATACAAGCTCAAACACTAATCCATCTTGGTGTAAAACaaaggtcctccttgtctgaagtgctcgtcgctccacttcttagtttcatcaaacatttTCTTGGTCACTTCTCGATCTCTGCCTTTGACAAAACTTTGAATCACCACATCTTTGCGAAACAACTGCCCATCTAACATATCACAGTGGGCCACCAAGCTCTCACATCCTTTGCA from Vicia villosa cultivar HV-30 ecotype Madison, WI linkage group LG4, Vvil1.0, whole genome shotgun sequence encodes the following:
- the LOC131597324 gene encoding uncharacterized protein LOC131597324, translating into MADRQEELRIRMDTVAQVVADPPQRNPVDIRVNGEPVNGGPGVIPPAANQGNPRGSPQPTPEGQTTQQTRRAAAIPVLEEDRHEDLFPESEWGFPRDAGRMFRGLEERMRAMEGQGLGMDINDLGLVPGVRVPPKFKVPDFEKYKGNTCPKTHVRAYYCKMHVYSEDKGLLMHFFQDSLTGASLEWYMRLERANIRSWRDLVDAFIKQYQYNVDMAPNRTQLQNLAQKANESFKEYAQKWRELADRVQPPMLEREMMDMFTNTLEGQYYSACSASSSFAELVMIGEQIESGIKAGRIQNPNTASSSSGASGKKPYNGFAKKREGETSAAYYGGGRNQTYQQVAAVTIPNAPFQHQQQGTLATPAKLPASWDANARCEFHSGSPGHNIENRKALKHKVQDLLDAKAIEFTPTQGPNVVQNPMPPRGAHAANAIEVVEDTRLVKDVIELGSLLPLLKNELLKMGLYSGCGECCIDCMAISSVCDKVRSGIQRLRDSGYLQFEHVRRPEMVENEVNVASIPYTPAKIPIPARAPPLVITLPGPIPYNNEKAIPWNYDGEVFYQGAKYEIKTPVEKEDVDNVVGIGRMTRSGRIFNPPQNTRDDNAEDLAQAKGKRVVEDIVDQGQSSNSEDTVAKEMEEFLKIIKKSEYKVVDQLSQTQSKISILQLLLCSETHRNALLRLLSAAFVPPEISVNQLEGVVSNINAGNGLGFTDADLPPEGRNHNRALHISVECKGTMLSRVLMDNGSSLNVLPKSSLMRLDYSGVDIRPSELTVRAFDGSKRSVFGEVDLPIMIGPQLFTITFFVMDIHPSYSCLLGRPWIHAAGAVTSTLHQKLKFATQGKIVTICGEEEHVVSHLASFRYIDVEGEVHETPCQAFEAVQTIKIPYVENKKLEAPMSSLKEAKAVLGQSSSNGAPEKPGTLVPIKFSSAGIVKDHICAADDDMNSDYDVEEWVKPCVSGQKLLNWSSEDIISIASDQE